In a single window of the Amycolatopsis sp. cg5 genome:
- the asnB gene encoding asparagine synthase (glutamine-hydrolyzing) has protein sequence MCGITGWVAFDRDLTREPAVVEAMAETLHRRGPDEGGQWLDRHIALGHRRLSIIDLAHGQQPMRTPEEGPNGRPAAVISYGGEIYNYRELRAELTNLGHRFRTDSDTEVALRAYLEWGERFVDRLNGMYSIAIWDTAAQELLLVRDRLGVKPLYYYPTPGGVLFGSEPKAILANPLAQARASAEELCDALLFIRTPGRVPFQGMRELKPGHVLRVGHGKLRESRYWALESRPHTDDLPTTIATVRELLDDIVPRQMIADVPLVCLLSGGLDSSTVTAIAKRHKPGLSTFSVDFTGHTENFQADPIRPTPDGPFALEVAEFVGSDHHAIMLDRSGLLDPAVRATVLRAWDLPFNFADLDVSLYLLFKAVREHATVALSGEAADELFGGYLWFTDPGARAATTFPWLALGAHRGLDPRSLFRASFVDSLNIAEYEADLYASALAEVPRLDGENAEDRRSRELAYLTLTRWLPILLDKKDRMGMASGLEGRVPFCDHRLVEYVFNVPLAMKRHDGREKALLRSAAAGLLPESVLNRRKAAYPSIQDPEYDRALLRDLTAAVHDPAAPLHPFLDEDAVRRLVVKPAQSTLSEFERILVESSVRLNSWLRNYEVAVDLPSLLIH, from the coding sequence ATGTGCGGCATCACCGGCTGGGTCGCGTTCGACCGCGACCTCACCCGCGAACCGGCGGTCGTCGAGGCGATGGCCGAAACCCTGCACCGCCGCGGCCCCGACGAGGGCGGCCAGTGGCTCGACCGGCACATCGCGCTCGGCCACCGCCGACTGTCCATTATCGACCTCGCGCACGGTCAGCAGCCCATGCGCACACCCGAAGAAGGCCCGAACGGCCGGCCAGCCGCGGTCATTTCCTACGGCGGCGAGATCTACAACTACCGTGAACTGCGCGCCGAGCTGACGAACCTCGGCCACCGGTTCCGCACCGACTCCGATACCGAGGTCGCGCTGCGCGCCTACCTCGAGTGGGGTGAGCGGTTCGTCGACCGGCTCAACGGCATGTACTCGATCGCCATCTGGGACACCGCCGCGCAGGAGCTGCTGCTCGTGCGCGATCGCCTCGGCGTCAAACCGCTGTACTACTACCCCACGCCCGGCGGTGTCCTCTTCGGATCGGAGCCGAAGGCGATCCTCGCCAATCCGCTGGCGCAAGCGCGGGCGTCGGCCGAGGAGCTGTGCGACGCGTTGTTGTTCATCCGCACCCCCGGCCGGGTCCCGTTCCAGGGCATGCGTGAGCTCAAACCGGGGCACGTGCTGCGCGTCGGACACGGGAAGCTGCGTGAAAGCCGTTACTGGGCCTTGGAATCCCGTCCGCACACCGACGACCTGCCCACGACGATCGCGACCGTCCGCGAGCTGCTCGACGACATCGTGCCCCGGCAGATGATCGCCGACGTGCCGCTGGTCTGCCTGCTCTCGGGCGGGCTGGATTCGAGCACGGTCACCGCGATCGCCAAGCGGCACAAGCCCGGCCTGTCGACCTTCTCGGTCGATTTCACCGGCCACACCGAGAACTTCCAGGCCGACCCGATCCGCCCGACCCCGGACGGCCCGTTCGCGCTGGAGGTCGCCGAGTTCGTCGGCAGCGACCATCACGCGATCATGCTCGACCGGTCGGGCCTGCTCGACCCGGCGGTCCGCGCGACCGTGCTGCGGGCCTGGGACCTGCCGTTCAACTTCGCCGACCTCGACGTCTCGCTGTACCTGCTGTTCAAGGCGGTCCGCGAGCACGCGACCGTGGCGTTGTCCGGCGAAGCGGCCGACGAGCTGTTCGGCGGCTACCTGTGGTTCACCGACCCCGGCGCCCGCGCGGCGACCACGTTCCCCTGGCTCGCGCTCGGCGCGCACCGCGGCCTCGACCCGCGTTCCCTGTTCCGCGCATCGTTCGTCGACTCGCTGAACATCGCCGAGTACGAAGCCGACCTGTACGCGTCCGCCTTGGCCGAAGTCCCGCGCCTCGACGGCGAGAACGCCGAAGACCGCCGCAGCAGGGAACTGGCGTATCTGACGTTGACCCGCTGGCTCCCGATCCTGCTGGACAAAAAGGACCGCATGGGCATGGCGTCCGGTTTGGAGGGTCGCGTGCCGTTCTGCGACCACCGGCTGGTCGAGTACGTGTTCAACGTCCCGCTGGCCATGAAACGCCACGACGGCAGGGAAAAGGCCTTACTGCGTTCGGCGGCGGCAGGGTTGCTGCCCGAATCGGTGCTGAACCGGCGCAAGGCGGCCTATCCGTCCATTCAGGACCCCGAGTACGACCGCGCGCTGCTCCGCGACCTCACCGCGGCCGTCCACGACCCGGCCGCGCCACTGCACCCCTTCCTCGACGAGGACGCGGTGCGCCGTCTGGTCGTGAAGCCGGCGCAGAGCACACTCTCGGAGTTCGAGCGCATCCTCGTCGAGTCCTCGGTACGGCTCAATTCCTGGCTGCGGAACTACGAAGTGGCCGTCGACCTCCCGTCACTGCTCATCCACTGA
- a CDS encoding 4-hydroxyphenylacetate 3-hydroxylase family protein produces MTSPMTLMTGADYLESLRDGRSVYVDGERVKDVTEHPAFANSARSTARLYDAMHDPSTSDVLTGLDADGVRTHKFFKPSRSSADLLEAREAIATWARLGYGFLGRTPEYKAAFMSGLGVNAGFYGDFAPNARRWYREFSARALYLNHVIINPPIDRKRAVHDMEDVFVHAVRETDAGIVVSGAKMLATGSAITNASFVAPVASAELAPGKAEAFALVFFARMDNPGVKLVCRTPYAQRATSPFDYPLSSRFDENDAVLLLDEALIPWEDVLVHRDIERSTGFYAKSGFANLYNFQSSIRLAVKLELMAGLLSRGVKANGTDTFRGVQAAVGELIGMRDLVWALSTAMACDPEPATGGTVVPKLEHASAMRMYNAQVWDRVHELFETTLGGAPLVVPSSVRDLVNPELRPLIDRFYRGAESSAHDRIKLFKLVWDAIGTEFGARHELYERNYSGNGEQIRLDSLKWATRRGSLARYEALVQDCLDDYDVDGWRRGPWIDPSEGV; encoded by the coding sequence ATGACCAGCCCGATGACGCTGATGACCGGCGCGGACTATCTGGAGAGCCTGCGCGACGGACGGTCCGTCTACGTCGACGGCGAGCGGGTCAAGGACGTGACCGAGCATCCGGCGTTCGCGAACTCGGCCCGCTCGACCGCGCGGCTCTACGACGCGATGCACGATCCGTCCACTTCGGACGTCCTCACCGGACTCGACGCCGACGGTGTCCGCACGCACAAGTTCTTCAAGCCCAGCCGGTCGTCGGCCGACCTTCTCGAAGCCCGCGAGGCGATCGCGACCTGGGCCCGGCTGGGGTACGGGTTCCTCGGCAGGACACCGGAGTACAAGGCCGCGTTCATGTCAGGGCTCGGCGTGAACGCCGGGTTCTACGGTGACTTCGCGCCGAACGCGCGGCGCTGGTACCGCGAGTTCTCCGCCCGCGCGCTGTATCTCAACCACGTCATCATCAACCCGCCGATCGACCGCAAACGCGCCGTGCACGACATGGAAGACGTGTTCGTGCACGCGGTCCGCGAGACCGACGCCGGGATCGTCGTCAGCGGCGCGAAGATGCTCGCCACCGGCTCGGCCATCACGAACGCGAGCTTCGTGGCCCCGGTCGCCTCCGCCGAGCTGGCGCCGGGCAAGGCCGAGGCGTTCGCGCTGGTCTTCTTCGCGCGCATGGACAATCCGGGTGTCAAGCTCGTCTGCCGCACCCCGTACGCCCAGCGCGCGACCAGCCCGTTCGACTATCCGCTGTCGAGCCGGTTCGACGAGAACGACGCCGTGCTGCTGCTCGACGAAGCCCTGATCCCGTGGGAGGACGTGCTCGTCCATCGCGACATCGAGCGGTCGACCGGGTTCTACGCCAAGTCGGGGTTCGCGAACCTGTACAACTTCCAGTCCTCGATCCGGCTGGCGGTCAAACTGGAGCTGATGGCCGGGCTGCTTTCCCGTGGTGTCAAGGCGAACGGCACCGACACCTTCCGGGGCGTGCAGGCCGCCGTCGGTGAGCTGATCGGCATGCGTGACCTGGTCTGGGCGCTGTCGACGGCGATGGCGTGCGACCCCGAACCCGCGACCGGCGGGACGGTCGTGCCCAAGCTGGAGCACGCGTCGGCCATGCGGATGTACAACGCGCAGGTGTGGGACCGGGTGCACGAACTGTTCGAGACCACGCTCGGCGGGGCGCCGCTGGTGGTGCCGTCCAGCGTCCGCGACCTGGTCAACCCAGAACTTCGGCCGCTGATCGACCGGTTCTACCGCGGCGCGGAATCCTCGGCGCACGACCGGATCAAGCTGTTCAAGCTGGTCTGGGACGCGATCGGCACCGAGTTCGGCGCGCGGCACGAACTGTACGAGCGCAACTACTCCGGCAACGGCGAGCAGATCCGCCTCGACTCGCTGAAGTGGGCCACCCGCCGCGGCAGCCTGGCCCGCTACGAGGCGCTGGTCCAGGACTGTCTCGACGACTACGACGTCGACGGCTGGCGGCGCGGACCGTGGATCGACCCGAGCGAGGGAGTCTAG
- a CDS encoding TetR/AcrR family transcriptional regulator, which yields MKAPTRQLRVSAASATAAKGSTSNYFRTRAALLEGVVGWMLRQESPAVGAALEVETGDELVEELARLFEFMLGPNRVVTTARMVLRLEAGHEPALREALARGGAAMTDLVVPVLARLGAADPLVAAKAIGVCGQGLFVQAIAGGSTPDPRPVLAVIVRGALA from the coding sequence ATGAAGGCGCCCACAAGGCAGTTGAGGGTCAGCGCGGCGAGCGCGACTGCTGCGAAGGGGTCGACGTCGAACTACTTCCGGACGCGGGCGGCACTGCTCGAAGGGGTGGTCGGCTGGATGCTGCGGCAGGAGTCGCCCGCGGTCGGGGCCGCGCTCGAAGTCGAGACGGGCGATGAGCTGGTGGAGGAACTGGCTCGGCTGTTCGAGTTCATGCTGGGGCCGAACCGGGTCGTGACGACCGCGCGGATGGTGCTGCGGCTGGAGGCCGGGCACGAGCCCGCGCTGCGGGAGGCGCTCGCGCGGGGTGGGGCCGCGATGACCGACCTGGTCGTGCCGGTGCTGGCACGGCTCGGTGCGGCGGACCCGCTGGTCGCCGCCAAGGCGATCGGGGTCTGCGGGCAGGGGCTCTTCGTGCAGGCCATCGCCGGAGGCAGCACGCCGGACCCTCGGCCGGTGCTCGCGGTGATCGTGCGTGGCGCTCTTGCCTGA
- a CDS encoding helix-turn-helix transcriptional regulator: protein MVKSGQASVVQLGFANPERPQLDIEVLDFATLRHRLSAKLLNAVHRTDFHQLFLFTSGAGKTMVDFVDHPCTSNTLLYVSPGRVLRLPRPTTPRGTVHAVMILFTAAFPPPLERFAPLPDPFGPVSWTVPADEDSRLRQAVLELKAEYRRAAEEPETQAVTVELLRQLLGALLLRVRRLPVTDREARPTDSHDETFQRFQRELEQSFATTRQAGDYAARVGYSARSLNRLCLAATGQTAKALIDARVALEAKRLLVHTELPVTAIGHRLGFTEPTNFGKFFAREAGTSPGAFRDRERG from the coding sequence ATGGTCAAAAGTGGACAAGCCTCCGTCGTGCAGCTCGGGTTCGCCAACCCCGAGCGGCCCCAGCTCGACATCGAGGTGCTCGACTTCGCCACGCTGCGACACCGGCTATCAGCGAAATTGCTGAATGCGGTGCACCGGACCGACTTCCACCAGCTGTTCCTGTTCACCAGCGGGGCAGGCAAGACGATGGTCGATTTCGTCGACCATCCCTGCACGTCGAACACGCTGCTGTACGTCAGCCCCGGCCGGGTGCTCCGCCTGCCCCGGCCCACCACACCGCGCGGCACGGTGCACGCGGTCATGATCCTGTTCACCGCCGCCTTCCCGCCGCCGCTGGAGCGGTTCGCGCCGCTGCCCGACCCGTTCGGCCCCGTCTCGTGGACCGTCCCGGCGGACGAGGACAGCAGGCTCCGCCAGGCCGTGCTGGAACTCAAGGCCGAGTACCGGCGCGCCGCCGAAGAACCGGAAACCCAGGCCGTCACGGTGGAACTGCTCCGCCAGCTACTGGGCGCGCTGCTGTTGCGGGTGCGGCGGCTGCCGGTCACCGACCGCGAGGCACGCCCGACCGACTCGCACGACGAGACGTTCCAGCGCTTCCAGCGCGAACTCGAGCAATCTTTCGCGACGACCAGGCAGGCCGGCGACTACGCCGCCCGCGTCGGCTATTCGGCGCGCAGCCTCAACCGGCTGTGCCTGGCCGCGACCGGGCAGACCGCGAAGGCGTTGATCGACGCGCGGGTCGCGCTGGAGGCCAAGCGCCTGCTCGTGCACACCGAGCTGCCGGTCACCGCGATCGGGCACCGGCTCGGCTTCACCGAGCCGACCAACTTCGGCAAGTTCTTCGCCCGTGAGGCAGGCACGTCTCCCGGCGCCTTCCGCGACCGCGAACGCGGCTGA
- a CDS encoding TauD/TfdA dioxygenase family protein, producing MSIEVTRLDPFGVMVRPSQAGAPLADVDVPPLRELVREHHLLLLRGFGTFGSADELSAYAERWGEITEWPFGTVLELVEREQPEDHIFDHSYMPMHWDGMYREHVPEFQVFHCVQAPGGGDGGETTFSNTTAVLASADAQTREQWSKVTGNYYRKMEYYESVCISPLVTTHPDTGAPVLRYQEPTDPTDVDFINHPDLEFTGLPGDELATVHKSLREALYAPEHFYAHAWQTGDLVVTDNYTLLHGRNAFTAHAPRHLRRVHVLGEPPLVNPALQR from the coding sequence ATGTCCATCGAAGTCACCCGGCTCGACCCGTTCGGCGTCATGGTGCGGCCAAGCCAGGCGGGCGCGCCACTGGCCGACGTCGACGTGCCGCCGCTGCGCGAACTCGTCCGCGAGCATCATTTGCTGCTGCTGCGTGGTTTCGGCACGTTCGGGTCCGCCGACGAGTTGTCCGCGTACGCCGAGCGCTGGGGCGAGATCACCGAATGGCCGTTCGGCACGGTGCTGGAACTGGTGGAACGCGAGCAGCCGGAAGACCACATCTTCGACCACAGTTACATGCCGATGCACTGGGACGGCATGTACCGCGAGCACGTGCCGGAGTTCCAGGTCTTCCACTGCGTCCAGGCGCCCGGTGGCGGCGACGGCGGCGAGACCACGTTCTCGAACACCACCGCGGTGCTGGCCTCGGCCGACGCGCAGACCCGCGAGCAGTGGTCGAAGGTGACCGGGAACTACTACCGGAAGATGGAGTACTACGAAAGCGTTTGCATCTCTCCTTTGGTGACAACGCATCCGGACACGGGCGCCCCGGTGCTCCGCTACCAGGAGCCGACCGATCCCACCGACGTCGACTTCATCAACCACCCCGATCTGGAGTTCACCGGTCTGCCGGGCGACGAGCTCGCCACTGTCCACAAGAGCCTGCGTGAAGCGCTCTACGCGCCGGAGCACTTCTACGCGCATGCCTGGCAGACCGGTGATCTCGTCGTCACCGACAACTACACGCTCCTGCACGGCCGCAACGCCTTCACCGCGCACGCGCCCCGGCACCTGCGCCGCGTGCACGTGCTCGGCGAGCCGCCGCTGGTCAACCCGGCGCTGCAGCGATGA
- a CDS encoding nuclear transport factor 2 family protein — MNNKDLVLQAAGELFGDKDPSAVDRWVAANYRQHSSLAGDGPEALRGLVANLPEGFRYELARVIADGDLVALHGTYHGFGPEPLVAFDLFRVENGKLAEHWDALTPVVTETASGRSQTDGAAEPGAAELTEQSRKVVTEFAERILKEADYSVLTDYISTETYLQHNPEAADGLDGFGAAAAKWAGQGKNLVYRTVHRVVAEGDLVLLQSEGEFGEPVAYWDLFRVDGGKIVEHWDVIAPIPAELPHGNGLF; from the coding sequence ATGAACAACAAGGATTTGGTGCTCCAGGCGGCAGGCGAGCTCTTCGGCGACAAGGACCCCTCCGCGGTCGATCGCTGGGTCGCCGCCAACTACCGGCAGCACAGCTCGCTCGCCGGTGACGGCCCCGAAGCGTTGCGCGGCCTCGTCGCGAACCTGCCAGAGGGCTTCCGCTACGAACTCGCCAGGGTCATCGCGGACGGCGATCTCGTCGCGCTGCACGGCACTTACCACGGTTTCGGCCCCGAGCCGCTGGTCGCTTTCGACCTCTTCCGCGTGGAGAACGGCAAGCTGGCCGAGCACTGGGACGCGCTGACGCCGGTGGTGACCGAGACGGCGAGCGGCCGTTCGCAGACCGACGGCGCCGCCGAGCCTGGCGCGGCCGAACTGACCGAGCAAAGCCGTAAGGTCGTCACCGAATTCGCTGAGCGAATCCTCAAAGAAGCGGACTATTCGGTGCTGACCGACTACATTTCGACAGAGACCTACCTGCAGCACAATCCCGAGGCCGCCGACGGGCTGGACGGATTCGGCGCGGCTGCGGCGAAGTGGGCCGGGCAGGGTAAGAACCTGGTCTACCGGACCGTGCACCGGGTCGTCGCGGAAGGCGATCTCGTGCTGCTGCAGTCCGAGGGTGAATTCGGCGAGCCGGTCGCGTATTGGGACCTGTTCCGGGTCGACGGCGGCAAGATCGTCGAGCACTGGGACGTGATCGCGCCGATTCCCGCCGAACTGCCGCACGGCAACGGCCTGTTCTGA
- a CDS encoding AsnC family transcriptional regulator, whose protein sequence is MDDLDRRIVELLQADARTTNVALARELGVSEKTIRSRVSQLVATGLIRFEVVVAHGERPSRMLFGVHALPGRRFDVAAALVERPQVDHVHLANGAFDVVVEAAFGDDAEALEFFVREVEGLDGVKEAVTCHLVTEFRQIDKPSPDGPVVDTELVGGFVVSSHAIGTVDELLDEACVLATEGLSADRALASAVGGGTRVRGLSAEYVGSHAAVIESGQQILEADARTDPAVKAEGFVTSLALPMRHGERVVGVLELCFDAKTRLEDSYLATAQTVADHLGMVCVRLGEKGS, encoded by the coding sequence ATGGACGACCTCGACCGTCGCATCGTCGAGCTTCTGCAGGCCGACGCGCGGACGACCAATGTCGCGCTCGCGCGTGAGCTGGGCGTTTCCGAGAAGACGATCCGCTCCCGGGTCTCGCAGCTCGTCGCGACCGGTCTGATCCGGTTCGAGGTCGTGGTCGCGCACGGGGAGCGGCCGAGCCGGATGCTCTTCGGGGTCCACGCGCTGCCCGGACGGCGGTTCGACGTGGCCGCGGCGCTGGTGGAGCGACCCCAGGTCGACCATGTGCATCTCGCGAACGGGGCTTTCGACGTCGTCGTCGAGGCCGCGTTCGGGGACGACGCGGAGGCGTTGGAGTTCTTCGTGCGCGAGGTCGAGGGGCTCGACGGGGTGAAGGAGGCCGTGACGTGCCACCTGGTGACCGAGTTCCGGCAGATCGACAAGCCGTCGCCGGACGGGCCGGTCGTCGACACCGAGCTGGTCGGCGGGTTCGTGGTGAGCAGTCACGCCATCGGGACGGTCGACGAGCTGCTCGACGAGGCGTGCGTGCTCGCGACCGAAGGGCTTTCGGCTGATCGGGCGCTGGCGTCGGCCGTCGGTGGCGGCACGCGGGTGCGGGGTTTGTCGGCCGAGTACGTGGGTTCGCATGCGGCGGTCATCGAGTCGGGACAACAGATTCTGGAAGCCGACGCCCGTACCGACCCGGCTGTGAAGGCGGAAGGGTTCGTCACGTCGCTCGCCTTGCCGATGCGGCACGGGGAACGCGTGGTCGGCGTGCTGGAGCTGTGCTTCGACGCCAAGACCCGACTCGAAGACAGCTACCTGGCCACCGCGCAGACGGTCGCCGACCACCTGGGCATGGTCTGCGTCCGGCTCGGCGAAAAGGGGTCGTGA
- a CDS encoding TauD/TfdA family dioxygenase: MAAAVRLTGLSPLGVRVDAEPGQDVRELPVRKLRHLARTKLVVLLRGFTGPADPEELAGWAESWGSQGPVLDSDEEPAGGRVPIHWDGLGHPEIPEFQIFACVRSGSGGHTTFTDTARLAADADPETLRRWQAVSVTYRVRGTGARTPVVAAHPVHGTPVLRFHEPADEDAPLAGWPDHQFDGLPADEVPGFLGELRAALRDPKYQYVHAWREGDFLIADNHTLLHGRESGAAGRHLRRVHILSPH, translated from the coding sequence GTGGCAGCGGCTGTGCGCCTGACCGGCCTCTCCCCGCTCGGCGTGCGCGTCGACGCCGAACCCGGCCAGGACGTCCGCGAGCTGCCGGTCAGGAAGCTGCGGCATCTCGCCAGGACCAAGCTTGTGGTGCTGCTGCGCGGTTTCACCGGTCCCGCGGACCCCGAGGAGCTCGCAGGCTGGGCCGAGAGCTGGGGCTCGCAGGGACCGGTGCTCGACAGCGACGAGGAGCCCGCGGGCGGCCGGGTGCCGATCCACTGGGACGGCCTCGGTCACCCCGAGATCCCGGAGTTCCAGATCTTCGCCTGCGTCCGCTCCGGCTCCGGCGGGCACACGACGTTCACCGACACGGCGCGCCTCGCGGCCGACGCCGATCCCGAGACTTTGCGGCGCTGGCAAGCGGTTTCGGTCACCTACCGGGTGCGCGGCACGGGCGCGCGCACCCCGGTGGTGGCCGCGCATCCGGTGCACGGCACGCCGGTGCTGCGGTTCCACGAGCCTGCCGACGAGGACGCCCCGCTCGCCGGCTGGCCGGATCATCAGTTCGACGGCCTGCCCGCCGACGAGGTGCCCGGGTTCCTCGGCGAGCTGCGCGCGGCGCTGCGCGACCCGAAGTACCAGTACGTCCACGCCTGGCGCGAAGGCGACTTCCTGATCGCCGACAACCACACCCTGTTGCACGGCCGCGAGTCCGGCGCCGCCGGGCGGCACCTGCGCCGCGTGCACATCCTGTCCCCTCACTAG
- a CDS encoding catechol 1,2-dioxygenase, with protein MGDIVGAGLLSHSPVVMFPREMRVEANGGNDFTLATGLTRLNEEVIDRLDYDTVLVIDSHWATTTETIITAHDTREGVFTSDEMPNAICSFDYDLPGDRDLAETIASLAEKRSLWLSAIDDPHLPIHYATLNIWHYLGRPDVPWVSVSVCQSATPADFLAVGELIADAVGLTEKRVLILASGGLSHAFWPLNELRDRMAGDPANIISPEARAADLQRIAWLESGDHARVIDAMPDYDRFAPEAGFGHYLTLAGAVGGKACVAPGIRYSEYENGIGTGQVHLWFPRPEHGWTAWS; from the coding sequence ATGGGCGACATCGTCGGCGCGGGCCTGCTCTCGCACTCCCCCGTGGTCATGTTCCCGCGCGAAATGCGCGTCGAAGCCAACGGCGGCAACGACTTCACTCTCGCGACCGGCCTAACCCGCCTCAACGAGGAGGTGATCGACCGGCTCGACTACGACACGGTCCTCGTCATCGACAGCCACTGGGCCACGACCACCGAAACCATCATCACCGCCCACGACACCCGCGAGGGCGTCTTCACCTCCGACGAGATGCCCAACGCGATCTGCTCCTTCGACTACGACCTCCCCGGCGACCGCGACCTGGCCGAAACCATCGCCTCACTCGCGGAGAAGCGCTCGCTCTGGCTGTCGGCCATCGACGACCCCCACCTCCCGATCCACTACGCGACCCTCAACATCTGGCACTACCTCGGCCGCCCCGACGTACCGTGGGTGTCGGTCTCGGTCTGCCAGTCCGCGACCCCCGCCGACTTCCTCGCCGTGGGCGAACTCATCGCCGACGCGGTCGGCCTGACCGAAAAGCGCGTGCTGATACTGGCTTCCGGCGGCCTTTCCCACGCCTTCTGGCCGTTGAACGAGCTCCGCGACCGCATGGCGGGCGACCCCGCGAACATCATCTCCCCCGAGGCCCGCGCGGCCGACCTCCAGCGCATCGCCTGGCTCGAATCAGGCGACCACGCCCGCGTCATCGACGCCATGCCCGACTACGACCGCTTCGCCCCCGAAGCGGGCTTCGGCCACTACCTCACCCTGGCGGGCGCGGTCGGCGGCAAGGCCTGCGTCGCCCCGGGCATCCGGTACAGCGAGTACGAAAACGGCATCGGCACGGGCCAGGTCCACCTCTGGTTCCCCCGCCCCGAGCACGGCTGGACCGCCTGGTCCTAG
- a CDS encoding L-tyrosine/L-tryptophan isonitrile synthase family protein, giving the protein MSSSSVALDTELATIEVLRTVLAHQRRHRDGACTGRICLRCMRFHLDSVRATMKRGAPIEFVLPAFPAKSPNPAKVLSPLPDTAEELALRFLNSLCERIADIYPPGARISICSDGRVFSDLIGVPDEHVTAYQRGIERMIQRIGATHLSLFTLDDVYTGAHHDEMRKVLDAGYGYDHADLRSEVKAGGHALALYRGITRFMLEDQLTPGYTGTKAALQRKCRELAYGVISRSKAWGDLLGELFPHAVRLSIHPQACATGKIGILLAETPDSWLTPWHSVAVESGGTFTLMKRAEAEQAGAQLVYVAGKPSYYSLAPAAELAPWQRLCA; this is encoded by the coding sequence GTGTCCTCATCTTCAGTCGCGCTCGACACCGAATTGGCCACCATCGAGGTGCTCCGCACCGTGCTCGCGCACCAGCGGCGGCACCGTGACGGCGCCTGCACCGGCCGGATCTGCTTGCGCTGCATGCGTTTCCACCTCGACTCCGTGCGCGCCACGATGAAGCGCGGCGCCCCGATCGAATTCGTGCTGCCCGCCTTTCCGGCGAAATCACCGAATCCCGCGAAGGTGCTGAGCCCGCTCCCCGACACCGCCGAAGAACTCGCGCTCCGTTTCCTGAATTCGCTATGCGAACGAATCGCGGATATCTACCCGCCCGGCGCGCGCATTTCGATCTGTTCGGACGGCCGCGTGTTCAGTGATCTCATCGGAGTGCCCGACGAGCACGTCACCGCTTATCAGCGTGGCATTGAACGAATGATCCAGCGCATCGGCGCGACGCATCTGAGCCTGTTCACCCTCGACGACGTCTACACCGGCGCCCACCACGACGAGATGCGCAAGGTGCTCGACGCCGGTTACGGCTACGACCACGCCGACCTGCGCTCGGAGGTCAAAGCGGGTGGTCACGCGCTCGCGCTCTACCGCGGCATCACCCGGTTCATGCTGGAAGACCAGCTCACCCCCGGCTACACCGGCACCAAGGCCGCGCTGCAGCGCAAATGCCGCGAGCTGGCGTACGGCGTGATCTCGCGCAGCAAAGCCTGGGGCGACCTGCTCGGCGAGCTGTTCCCGCACGCGGTCCGGCTGTCGATCCACCCGCAGGCCTGCGCCACCGGCAAGATCGGCATCCTGCTCGCGGAAACCCCGGACAGCTGGCTCACGCCGTGGCACAGCGTCGCCGTGGAATCGGGCGGCACGTTCACGCTCATGAAGCGCGCCGAGGCCGAGCAGGCGGGCGCCCAGCTCGTCTACGTGGCGGGCAAGCCCAGCTACTACAGCCTCGCACCGGCGGCGGAGCTCGCACCGTGGCAGCGGCTGTGCGCCTGA